TTCCTCATGGCTTGCCCAGCAACTTGGGAGCGCTTTCGAAGAAGGAAGTGCACCTCGCCGTTACTCTCCCAAAAGAGAGCACTAAACGGGCCGATTTCTGTCGAGTTTGGCACGTCCTGGTCTCAAAATACTCGGCTTGTTCTCTCACGTTTCCCTCGGACAAGTTGGTGGCTTTTGCGGGTGTTGCCAAGATGATAGAAGCTTGCCGAAAAGACCAGTACATTGCCGGTGCATGGCAGAGTACCTTCTTGGTCGACCTGGTTTGGTTTCTTGTTGATGATAGAGAAGGTCTGACCGCAGTTAGCGAGACAACAACCCGCGCCCCCAGCTGGTCATGGCTCTCCCTGGATGGGGAGATATCCTTCTATCTAGAGATTCATTGGGCAGACAAACTTACTATGTTTGCCAGTGTTCTGGACATACCAGCTTCTGATAGCATAGGAAGCTCAGCATTGGTCGCCCGTGGAGCCATTCGATTGAAAGGGTTACGGCTACAAGTGAAAGGCGTCATCTATGAGGAGTCGGAAAATGTGCCCAGCAAGTTTACAGTGTACAGGCACGAGTTTGAACAAGCACTAACTCCAGAATCCACGCGCTTAGACCCGGACAGACCCAAGTCTGACATCGAGCGTCTTATCAGGGATGGAAACTTGTGGTTTGTGCCCGTGTACGCGAGCCAAGCGGCCATAGCCGCCATCTTGGTTTCTGCGACAGGTGAAACGGGCGATTATTGCCGGGTCGGCGCAGCTCAGATCCAGTGTCGCAAGATCCCGCCCGAGAGTTTGGGATCTCGTCTGGATGGTTGGACGCCACTCAGTGGGAGCTCCGCTGTTGCTCACAATGTTGCTCAGAGACTATATCGGGACATACTGGAGGGATTGAAAGACGGCGAAGATGATGTATTTAATCTGATCTGATTATCACAGTTTGTCGTGCAATTATTTTTCATAGTACGTGGGTGTTCATTGACGGGGTGTAGATACAGTACCCAGTTAAGCTGGCCGAGGACTCGGATGCAAAATGAGACCATGTTCTCGAATTAAAAGGGTTtgaatattaaaatagatatCGAGATATTTGCCTTGCGACATTTATCAATCCTCCCCAAGTTCGGGCACACACGTGACTGCCAGACGACGCGTACGTAGGATCCCTGAAACGAGATAAATTAACCCAGGGTCGGCCATGTAAACGGCCCTTTATGCTACACGAATCCAAACATAGAACCCTGATTGCTGGAAATACCGTGCACGAGCCCAGGGAAAAGTTTTATCCTCTCCACTCGAGATGCGCAGATAAACTGGTTTCAGATATACAATTCCTCCATCATGCCATGAGGCCCAAGCTGGTTTGGCCTTCTTGTGCCTGTAACGAGGTCCACCAATCTCGGCACCAATAATGGCTCCGCGATAAAGGCTTACGCCATTCCTCCTTGTCGCGAGGATATTAACATGGGGCATTGGGCACGGAGAATCTCGTGCTGAGTTTCTCCGAAGAGTTTGTGGATATAATGTTCCCACCGTCGCTGAAACAAGGAGTCGGGATATGGTCGATTTCGAGTCAACGCCATTGGGTCCTTGTTTCGTGTTCAGGGTGAGGTCCCGACAATTCGGGATTGAAGTGCCGTTGGCCAAGAATAGGGAATTGCttctagaatatatataatacagGGCATGCTGCTCTTCTATTGCATTAGGTAGTTTGCTTGCTCACTTCATTCTGGCCTGGCTTGCCCTTCATTCTTTTTTAGCACTGGTTGCTTGCATTTCCACGTTCTTTTCTGGCTGGTAGAGATTCATTCACCGGCACATACGTTCCTTATTCGTCACTCTTTTTTCCTTCAAGCCTAACCAGACACTCTCTCGCCGTCAGACACGATGCAGTTCAAGTCCCTCTTTTCGTCAGCGgctctgctgctggctggaTTCGCCCAGGCCCAGTCAACCGCCTATACCGACGCCAACTCTGGCATCACGTTCCAGTCATGGACCGACCCGAAGAGCAACGCCACCTTTGGTATTGCCCTCCCCGAGAACCCCACCACCGACTTCATCGGCATGTTCTCTGCCCCCATCACCCAAGGTTATGCTTCCATGTCTCTGGGTTCTtccatggccaagaagattCTCATCGTAGCTTGGCCCAACGGTGACGCTGTCGTCTCGTCATTGCGAAAGGCCAGTGGATACTCCAACCCCGATGTCCTCGACGATAGCTCTGTTGTTCTCTCGCCCATCGAGAAGGGGACCACTGTGGGAGCATCTTCCTTCACCTTCACCTTTTTGTGCAAAGGTTGCATCAAGGACGACGGATCATCTTTCAAGGCAAGCGACTCCCCTGGTATTTTGGGATTTGCTGTGAGCGACACTGCCCTCTCCAGCCCCGAGTCCGCTGACGGTGCGCTCAACTACCACGGCGCTGGCTTTGGTGGTTTCTCTCTGGacctcgccgccgccaagtCATCAAAGTTCAGCTCCTGGACAGAGCTTGCTTCTGATGGTACATCCAACACTGGCCCTAGCACCGGTGGTGGCTCCGCTGGCAACGTTACCACCATCGTCTCTAACGCAACTTACGACTATATCGTGGCAGGTGCCGGTGCTGCTGGCTTGATCGTTGTCGAGAGGTTGGCGGAGAGCAAGAAGtccgtccttctcctcgagcgTGGCAAGGCCTCTCTCTACTCCTCCGGTGGCCGTGCTGTCATGGACTGGAATGACACCGTGACCCAGTACGACGTTCCAGGAATGGGCTACTACCTCACCACTGCCGCTGATACCAGCGCCTACTGCACCGACACTGCAAGCATGGCTGGCTGCATCCTTGGAGGCTCGACTTCTATCAACGCTATGATGTTTGTGAGGCCTCAGCCCGTCGACTTCGATGACAAGTGGCCCACGGGTTGGAAGTGGGAAGACGTCCAGGCTTCAGCTGAGAAGCTGTACGAGCGCACACCCGGTACTACCTCCCCaaccaaggacggcaagttGGTGGACCAAGGAGCTTGGAATGTGCTGAGCAAGTGGCTCTCTGGGAACAACTttgttgaggttgatggCATTGAGCAGTCGGACAAGAAGCGATCCGTCTTTACTCATCCGCCTATCATGGTAAGTAATCAATGCCATTGTATCCGTAAGAGCAAACAC
The window above is part of the Fusarium falciforme chromosome 3, complete sequence genome. Proteins encoded here:
- a CDS encoding HET domain-containing protein, producing MKLIIAKETPPTGPYMTLSHRWGKHVYEQLTSQSESDFKTSINISTLPRVFQDAVDITRKLNVRYLWIDSLCIKQDKECGDWQVEALQMGNVYAHSYLNLSASYATEGSDPPLFSPKSLDNTYPFKLQVECDGPLEKEYVVDGDVWVDEALEAPLMGRGWVFQELFLAPRVLHFGKRQLGWECNELDALEMFPHGLPSNLGALSKKEVHLAVTLPKESTKRADFCRVWHVLVSKYSACSLTFPSDKLVAFAGVAKMIEACRKDQYIAGAWQSTFLVDLVWFLVDDREGLTAVSETTTRAPSWSWLSLDGEISFYLEIHWADKLTMFASVLDIPASDSIGSSALVARGAIRLKGLRLQVKGVIYEESENVPSKFTVYRHEFEQALTPESTRLDPDRPKSDIERLIRDGNLWFVPVYASQAAIAAILVSATGETGDYCRVGAAQIQCRKIPPESLGSRLDGWTPLSGSSAVAHNVAQRLYRDILEGLKDGEDDVFNLI